Within Palaemon carinicauda isolate YSFRI2023 chromosome 14, ASM3689809v2, whole genome shotgun sequence, the genomic segment gatactaccgctagagagttattgggacctttgaccggccagatattacattggacccctctctctggttacggcttatttttcctttgcctacacatacactgaatagtctggcctattctttccatccACATCCttgtctgtcctcatactcctgacaacactgagattaccaaataattcaccttcactcaaggggttaactactgcactgtggttGTGCAGTggatactttccctttagtaagggtagatgagacactttagttatggtaagcagctcttctaagagaaggacactccaaaatcaaaccagtgcactctagtcttgggtagtggcatagcctctgtaccatggtcttccactgtctttgggtagggttctcttgcttgggggtacacttgggcatccttttctatcttgtttctcttccttttgtaatTCTAAAGTTTTTAgtgtatatgtgaaagatttattttaaagttattgttcttaaaattctattgtagtatattttcttatttcctttcatcactgagctattttcactgttggagcgcttgggcttatggcatcatgcttttccaactagggttgtagcttagcaagtaataataataataataaaaataataataataatgataataataataataataataataataataatgataataataataataataattataatattaaaaattgtGGTGTTTACAGTACTTAAAATACTGTAGAGGATATACTGTACTTGGAATTCTTTATCTTAAATAGttggtatactgtactgtactgtactttgaatTCCTTATAAAGCTAGGTAAGGGCAATAAAATGTGGTTGAAAAAAGACAAAGTGAGTTGGTACAATACAACAcatgaacaaaataaataatattgaataatgacTAGTTATactcagtacagtactgtactttaataCAAAAATCAAATACTGTATAGAACTTTGGTAGCAATAAAACTATGTACCTTctgactatacagtactgtactgtatataccagTAGTTTAATATCAtgatacaaaaaaagaaaacacacTAACCTTTTCAGTAATATATTCCCTGCAATTGGCATTTTCAAAGGCCAGGTAAAACTTGTAGCTATTCAGAGCATCACAGTCACGAGTAAAATGTCCGGGACATTTCAACGTCCCACAACGTCCGTAAACATCTAAGTCCATATACTTTTTCAATTCTTTCACGTAATCCCACCGTTTATTACCCCCTCCACAGTTAGACCCCATTATGGCCGTAAAATTCGACTTGATCTTGAAGTAATCGACTTTTTCGTACAAGGATGCCTCGTCATACGTCATTTCGAGTGTCCTCCCGTACGGGACGGGTACGTCGCTGTCCATTCTGTAACTCATGGACCAGTTGAAATAACCGTTATagtgggaaatatctttgtcttttgCCATCATGAATGTATAATAGGGACATTCATCAGTTAGCCAGATCCACCTCTGCTTGAAGTTGGTCCGGTTGGGGAAAGATGACGGGCCCTTGGTTCTGTGGAGGTGAATCAAGATGGCATCGGCTTTATCAGCAAGAGATGAATCATAAGTGATGTCACAGTTTTTTACTGAGCAGAAACGAAATGGGTCCAATTTCTCTGGCCCATATTCCTTAATTAAACGCCTCTCAATACTCGGACCAGTCAGCCAAGTCAGAATGGTAAAGTTTCTCTTCTGAGGTGTGCCAACATTTTCCTGTAAGAAATTTCTGCGACCCACAACGGACAAGCTCTTGATCTCCAAATGCGTCAAGTTACGCCAGTTGTGAATGCGAGATGAAGATACTCTCTGAATGGCAGGCAATTTACCATAACTTTCTTGTGCATCTTGAGTTCCAGTTTCTTCATCCTCAACATCCTTCCTGGCATGCAATTCTGGCTCGACAGAGTTCACTTCGTTCGCGGCATTGTCTTCCGCATGCGATTGCTTGGCATCTCTGTCACTCCCATCGCCATCTAAAACTTCTTTAGCTGAATTTTCTTCTTCTTGTACACCTAGGCTGAGTTCCTCTTTAACCTTGGGTGGAAGGACTTGTTGGCTGCTTCCAAAGGACCTGGCAGTATTTATTTTTGCATGAGGGAAGGCTGCTGGCTCCTCGTCACTTCTGATATAATCGCTTTGGGTTTTGGAAAGAAGGGTGTTGATGCTGATATAGATTACAAAAGCTATGATGAAATAAGGAAGCCGCCTAGATCGAGTCATCCGCCAAACGTAGGTCACTCTACTTGTTAAGAATCTCCACCTGGAAAAAATAATGTACTTTAGTCATTTCATTCTAGTTACTAACCATTACAGTACAGGTAAATTGTATTCATTTAATGCATGCTTAACTCCCGATATAAGATTGAAAGTAGTTAGCTTTATTTATCATTGAAAAATTTCTGTTTTGGCTTTATATCATAACATCACTCATTCTTCTTATTTTTGCATAAATAAAAACATGATCAATCATACTCAAAATTTGACGATACTGATAACCTTGTTGAACCACCTAAATGTCCCAGTAGCCTAAAGTTGTTAAAAGCTAGGTATTGTTTATAAGCtatctttattgttatttacaATTACAGTGTGGCAATATAAATACATGACTCAAATCTTTTCAACCATTGCTGAAATGCTGTTCTGTCTAAATATTACAGTGTTATATTTCTAATATGTAATTtcatacaatatataaacatatttatcggTAATCAATAATTGCAGCCATTCAAAGCACTGCAGCATCTCAAATTCACCTTACAGTATATTCAGTATCTTATCTATTCTTAAAGTTAATAAACTTGACCCAAAGTCCTTGAATTTGTGGTATGATCACCTACATAATTTCCACACAAGCTAtcgttccttctctctttatcttaATACCTTAATTGGTTTTGCTCTATATTAGCGGTGCTATGGACCCAAACCTGGGATCTACTGTTGCACCTCtatgctccactagccttgtatccgagggcCCTTTCCAAGATTGCACCTCCATGCTCCACTAGCCTTGCATCTGGGGGCCCTTTCCAAGATTGCACCTCTATGCTCCACTAGCCTTGCATCTGGGGGCCCTTTCCAAGATTGCACCTCCATGCTCCACTAGCCTTGCACCCGGGGGCCCTTTCCAAGATTGCACCTCCATGCTCCACTAGCCTTGCATCCGGGGGCCCTTTCCAAGATTGCACCTCCATGCTCCACTAGCCTTGCATCCGGGGGCCCTTTCCAAGATTGCACCTCCATGCTCCACTAGCCTTGCATCCGGGGGCCCTTTCCAAGATTGCACCTCCATGCTCCACTAGCCTTGCATCCGGGGGCCCTTTCCAAGATTGCACCTCTATGCTCCACTAGCCTTGCATCTGGGGGCCCTTTCCAAGATTGCACCTCCATGCTCCACTAGCCTTGCATCTGGGGGCCCTTTCCAAGATTGCACCTCCATGCTCCACTAGCCTTGCACCCGGGGGCCCTTTCCAAGATTGCACCTCCATGCTCCACTAGCCTTGCATCCGGGGGCCCTTTCCAAGATTGCACCTCCATGCTCCACTAGACTTGCATCTGGGGGCCCTTTCCAAGATTGCACCTCCATGCTCCACTAGCCTTGCATCCCAGGGCCCTTTCCAAGATTGCACCTCCATGCTCCACTAGCCTTGCATCCCAGGGCCCTTTCCAAGACAGCACCTCTACGCTCCGCTAGCCTTGCATCCGAGGGCCATTTCCAAGATAGCCACCGTTCCCTTGATGACAGCAATCTGCACCTCCTTTATGCTTGGGCAACTTGGTATAGCATGAAGGCACTGTCTCGGGTTTTTTCTTCCCAGGT encodes:
- the LOC137653724 gene encoding 4-galactosyl-N-acetylglucosaminide 3-alpha-L-fucosyltransferase FUT5-like, which encodes MTRSRRLPYFIIAFVIYISINTLLSKTQSDYIRSDEEPAAFPHAKINTARSFGSSQQVLPPKVKEELSLGVQEEENSAKEVLDGDGSDRDAKQSHAEDNAANEVNSVEPELHARKDVEDEETGTQDAQESYGKLPAIQRVSSSRIHNWRNLTHLEIKSLSVVGRRNFLQENVGTPQKRNFTILTWLTGPSIERRLIKEYGPEKLDPFRFCSVKNCDITYDSSLADKADAILIHLHRTKGPSSFPNRTNFKQRWIWLTDECPYYTFMMAKDKDISHYNGYFNWSMSYRMDSDVPVPYGRTLEMTYDEASLYEKVDYFKIKSNFTAIMGSNCGGGNKRWDYVKELKKYMDLDVYGRCGTLKCPGHFTRDCDALNSYKFYLAFENANCREYITEKAWWNAIQKGAVPVVMGGKVEGYRKLLPPKSFIHIDEFQSPKHLAEYLLSLSKDSTKYMEYHAWRSRYRVVNEHGYLGAPVFHYCRICEALNYNDPAPKTYNNMEVFWNKNTDCYKHTWVDRMNNITI